A portion of the Burkholderia pseudomultivorans genome contains these proteins:
- the fixJ gene encoding oxygen response regulator transcription factor FixJ has translation MNSPVTTTQETVFVVDDDEAVRDSLRWLLEANGYRVQCFSSAEQFLDAYQPAQQAGQIACLILDVRMSGMSGLELQERLIADNAALPIIFVTGHGDVPMAVSTMKKGAMDFIEKPFDEAELRKLVERMLDKARSESKSVQEQRAASERLSKLTAREQQVLERIIAGRLNKQIADDLGISIKTVEAHRANIMEKLNVNTVADLLRLALSKKQA, from the coding sequence ATGAATAGCCCTGTCACCACCACTCAGGAAACCGTCTTTGTCGTCGACGACGACGAGGCCGTGCGGGACTCGCTGCGCTGGCTGCTGGAGGCGAACGGCTATCGCGTGCAGTGCTTCTCGAGCGCCGAGCAGTTTCTCGATGCGTACCAGCCTGCGCAGCAGGCCGGCCAGATCGCTTGCCTGATCCTCGACGTGCGGATGTCGGGCATGAGCGGCCTCGAGCTGCAGGAGCGCCTGATCGCCGATAACGCCGCGCTGCCGATCATCTTCGTCACCGGTCACGGCGACGTGCCGATGGCCGTGTCGACGATGAAAAAGGGTGCGATGGACTTTATCGAGAAACCGTTCGACGAAGCCGAGCTGCGCAAGCTCGTCGAGCGGATGCTCGACAAGGCCCGAAGCGAAAGCAAGAGCGTCCAGGAACAGCGCGCCGCGAGCGAGCGCCTGTCGAAGCTGACCGCGCGCGAGCAGCAGGTGCTCGAACGGATCATCGCCGGCCGCCTGAACAAGCAGATCGCCGACGATCTCGGCATCAGCATCAAGACGGTCGAAGCGCACCGCGCGAACATCATGGAAAAGCTCAACGTCAACACGGTGGCCGACCTGCTGCGCCTCGCGCTGTCGAAGAAGCAGGCCTGA
- the aceE gene encoding pyruvate dehydrogenase (acetyl-transferring), homodimeric type, which produces MSAVPNEVMKYVAAERDDDPQETVEWLEALDGVISSVGTGRAHYLIEKQIEFARMHGEHLPFSANTPYINTIPVEAQAKIPGDQDIEHRIRSYTRWNALAMVLRAGKDTNVGGHIASFASAATLYDVGYNHFWHAPSDQHGGDLVFVQGHSSPGVYSRAFLLGRLTEEQLDNFRQEVGGNGISSYPHPWLMPDFWQFPTVSMGLGPIMAIYQARFMKYLEARGIAKTEGRKVWAFLGDGETDEPESLGAIGMASREKLDNLVFVINCNLQRLDGPVRGNGKIIQELESEFRGAGWNVIKVIWGSRWDALFARDKTGALMRRMMEVVDGEYQTYKSESGAFVREHFFNTPELKALVADWSDDDIWNLNRGGHDPHKIYAAFHEASNTKGAPTVILAKTIKGYGMGESGQAMNITHQQKKLPVEQLKKFRDQFRLPITDEQIADVPYLKFEEGSKELEYMRKQRMDLGGYLPQRREKATSLPVPALDAFEPLLKGTGEGREISTTMAFVRILNILLKDKALGKRVVPIVPDESRTFGMEGLFRQIGIWNQEGQKYVPEDSDQLMFYKESQTGQILQEGINEAGGMCDWIAAATSYSTHGEIMVPFYIFYSMFGFQRIGDLAWAAGDMRSRGFLLGGTAGRTTLNGEGLQHEDGHSLLWAASVPNCVSYDPTFGYELAVIIQDGLRRMVQDQEDVYYYITVMNENYEHPAIPQGEHVAADIIKGMYAFRKADASKKAPRVQLLGAGTIFNEVIAAADLLKNDWGVAADLWSVPSFTELAREGHEVERWNLLHPTEERRLSHVQQCLKDTQGPVIASTDYVRALVDQIRGQIDRRFVVLGTDGYGRSDTRENLRHFFEVDRYWVTVAALNALADEGTIERKVVADAIAKYNLDPSKPNPMTV; this is translated from the coding sequence ATGTCCGCTGTACCGAACGAAGTGATGAAATATGTCGCCGCCGAGCGTGACGACGACCCGCAAGAAACCGTCGAATGGCTCGAAGCGCTCGACGGCGTGATCTCCTCCGTGGGCACCGGCCGCGCGCACTACCTGATCGAAAAGCAGATCGAATTCGCGCGCATGCACGGCGAGCACCTGCCGTTCTCCGCGAACACCCCGTACATCAACACGATTCCGGTCGAAGCCCAGGCGAAGATTCCGGGCGACCAGGACATCGAGCACCGCATCCGTTCGTACACGCGCTGGAACGCGCTGGCGATGGTGCTGCGCGCCGGCAAGGACACGAACGTCGGCGGTCACATCGCGTCGTTCGCGTCGGCCGCGACGCTCTACGACGTCGGCTACAACCATTTCTGGCACGCCCCGTCCGACCAGCACGGCGGCGATCTCGTGTTCGTGCAGGGCCACTCGTCGCCGGGCGTCTACTCGCGCGCGTTCCTGCTCGGCCGCCTGACCGAGGAGCAGCTCGACAACTTCCGCCAGGAAGTCGGCGGCAACGGCATCTCGTCGTACCCGCACCCGTGGCTGATGCCGGACTTCTGGCAGTTCCCGACCGTGTCGATGGGCCTCGGCCCGATCATGGCGATCTACCAGGCACGCTTCATGAAGTACCTCGAAGCGCGCGGCATCGCGAAGACGGAAGGCCGCAAGGTGTGGGCGTTCCTCGGCGACGGCGAGACCGACGAGCCGGAATCGCTCGGCGCGATCGGGATGGCGAGCCGCGAGAAGCTCGACAACCTCGTGTTCGTGATCAACTGCAACCTGCAGCGACTGGACGGCCCGGTGCGCGGCAACGGCAAGATCATCCAGGAACTGGAGTCGGAATTCCGCGGCGCCGGCTGGAACGTCATCAAGGTCATCTGGGGCAGCCGCTGGGATGCGCTGTTCGCGCGTGACAAGACGGGCGCGCTGATGCGCCGCATGATGGAAGTCGTCGACGGCGAATACCAGACCTACAAGTCCGAGTCGGGCGCGTTCGTGCGCGAGCACTTCTTCAACACGCCGGAACTGAAGGCGCTCGTCGCCGACTGGTCCGACGACGACATCTGGAACCTGAACCGCGGCGGCCACGATCCGCACAAGATCTACGCGGCGTTCCACGAAGCCAGCAACACCAAGGGCGCGCCGACCGTCATCCTCGCGAAGACCATCAAGGGCTACGGGATGGGCGAGTCGGGCCAGGCGATGAACATCACGCACCAGCAGAAGAAGCTGCCGGTCGAGCAACTGAAGAAGTTCCGCGACCAGTTCCGCCTGCCGATCACCGACGAACAGATCGCCGACGTGCCGTACCTGAAGTTCGAGGAAGGCTCGAAGGAACTCGAATACATGCGCAAGCAGCGCATGGACCTCGGCGGCTACCTGCCGCAGCGCCGCGAGAAGGCGACGTCGCTGCCGGTGCCGGCGCTCGACGCGTTCGAGCCGCTGCTGAAGGGCACGGGCGAAGGCCGCGAGATCTCGACGACGATGGCGTTCGTGCGGATCCTGAACATCCTGCTGAAGGACAAGGCGCTCGGCAAGCGCGTCGTGCCGATCGTCCCGGACGAGTCGCGCACGTTCGGCATGGAAGGCCTGTTCCGCCAGATCGGCATCTGGAACCAGGAAGGCCAGAAGTACGTGCCGGAAGATTCCGACCAGCTGATGTTCTACAAGGAATCGCAGACCGGCCAGATCCTGCAGGAAGGCATCAACGAAGCGGGCGGCATGTGCGACTGGATCGCGGCGGCGACGTCGTACTCGACGCACGGCGAGATCATGGTGCCGTTCTACATCTTCTACTCGATGTTCGGCTTCCAGCGGATCGGCGACCTGGCATGGGCGGCGGGCGACATGCGCTCGCGCGGCTTCCTGCTCGGCGGCACCGCGGGCCGCACGACGCTGAACGGCGAAGGCCTGCAGCACGAAGACGGCCACTCGCTGCTGTGGGCGGCATCGGTGCCGAACTGCGTGAGCTACGACCCGACCTTCGGCTACGAACTCGCGGTCATCATCCAGGACGGCCTGCGCCGCATGGTGCAGGACCAGGAAGACGTGTACTACTACATCACGGTGATGAACGAGAACTACGAGCACCCGGCGATTCCGCAGGGCGAGCACGTGGCGGCCGACATCATCAAGGGCATGTACGCGTTCCGCAAGGCCGACGCGAGCAAGAAGGCGCCGCGCGTGCAGCTGCTTGGCGCGGGCACGATCTTCAACGAAGTGATCGCCGCCGCCGACCTGCTGAAGAACGACTGGGGCGTCGCCGCCGACCTCTGGAGCGTGCCGAGCTTCACCGAACTCGCGCGTGAAGGCCACGAAGTCGAGCGCTGGAACCTGCTCCATCCGACCGAGGAGCGCCGCCTGTCGCACGTGCAGCAGTGCCTGAAGGACACGCAGGGTCCGGTGATCGCATCGACCGACTACGTGCGCGCACTGGTCGACCAGATCCGCGGCCAGATCGACCGCCGCTTCGTCGTGCTGGGCACCGACGGCTACGGCCGTTCGGACACCCGCGAAAACCTGCGTCACTTCTTCGAGGTCGACCGTTACTGGGTCACCGTCGCCGCGCTCAACGCGCTGGCCGACGAAGGCACGATCGAGCGCAAGGTGGTCGCCGACGCGATCGCCAAGTACAACCTCGATCCGTCCAAGCCCAACCCGATGACGGTTTAA
- the fixL gene encoding oxygen sensor histidine kinase FixL, translating into MLTDRLFARSARPSGPPAESQPSRWHHGPWWSNSYLLTPLLSILVFLVVMSLILWSLNRREQQQQEDTLFRNVAWAQQQIRLSMTGAQEQLQALSRDLASGRLDQNAFQMAVADVMQTHPEILYLNWYTAPGVQRWPTVHPPLLGQRLAKPGDAQLQDAVRGAYDEARSSRRQAYSPLIYDDFGNGYITLQTPVMRGDRDYLGSIAAVFSVEGILKHDIPQELSSKYKISITDANNRELSSTSTRPRLPRDSHYDLPLDPPGQGLTVRVYAFPQLTNLTNNTLVWLVAGLSCFVLWSLWSLWKHTRQRFEAQQALYAEAFFRRAMENSVLIGMRVLDMHGRITHVNPAFCRMTGWDETDLVGKVAPFPYWPRDAYPEMQRQLDMTLRGKAPSSGFELRVRRKNGTLFHARLYVSPLIDSSGRQTGWMSSMTDITEPKRAREELAAAHERFTTVLESLDAAVSVLAADEAELLFANRYYRHLFGIRPDGHLELSGGGFDRAQASSDSIDMVDAFAGLPAAALTSSAADAQEVYVESIQKWFEVRRQYIQWVDGHLAQMQIATDITTRKKAQELAHQQEEKLQFTSRLMTMGEMASSIAHELNQPLAAINNYCSGTLALVKSGRGTPETLQPALEKTAQQALRAGMIVKRIREFVKRSEPKRQPARVADIVADAVGLAEIEARKRRIRIVTEILARMPIIYVDPVLIEQVLVNLMKNAAEAMADVKPASADGVIRVVADIDAGFVDIRVIDQGPGVDEATAERLFEPFYSTKSDGMGMGLNICRSIIESHRGRLWVVNNVEPDGRISGATFHCSLPIGEPADLGQGGREASASHTVTGEL; encoded by the coding sequence ATGTTGACCGATCGGCTTTTCGCACGCTCGGCGCGACCGTCGGGCCCGCCGGCGGAGTCGCAGCCGTCCCGTTGGCACCACGGACCGTGGTGGTCCAATTCCTATTTGCTGACGCCGCTGCTGTCGATCCTCGTGTTTCTCGTGGTGATGAGCCTCATTCTATGGAGCCTCAACCGCCGCGAACAGCAGCAGCAGGAAGACACGCTGTTCCGCAACGTCGCGTGGGCGCAGCAGCAGATCCGCCTGTCGATGACGGGCGCGCAGGAACAGCTGCAGGCGCTGTCGCGCGACCTCGCATCCGGCCGCCTCGACCAGAACGCGTTCCAGATGGCGGTCGCGGACGTGATGCAGACGCATCCCGAAATCCTCTACCTGAACTGGTACACCGCGCCCGGCGTGCAGCGCTGGCCGACCGTGCATCCGCCGCTGCTCGGCCAGCGGCTCGCGAAGCCCGGCGACGCCCAGCTGCAGGACGCGGTGCGCGGCGCCTACGACGAGGCGCGCAGCTCGCGCCGCCAGGCCTATTCGCCGCTGATCTACGACGACTTCGGCAACGGCTACATTACGCTGCAGACGCCCGTGATGCGCGGCGACCGCGACTATCTCGGCTCGATCGCCGCGGTATTCTCGGTCGAGGGGATCCTGAAGCACGACATCCCGCAGGAGCTGTCGTCGAAGTACAAGATCTCGATCACCGACGCGAACAACCGCGAGCTGTCGTCGACGTCGACGCGCCCGCGCCTGCCGCGCGACTCGCACTACGACCTGCCGCTCGATCCGCCCGGCCAGGGCCTGACCGTGCGCGTCTACGCGTTCCCGCAGCTCACCAACCTGACCAACAATACGCTCGTCTGGCTCGTGGCGGGCCTGTCGTGCTTCGTGCTGTGGAGCCTCTGGAGCCTGTGGAAGCACACGCGGCAGCGCTTCGAGGCGCAGCAGGCGCTGTACGCGGAAGCGTTCTTCCGCCGCGCGATGGAAAATTCGGTGCTGATCGGCATGCGCGTGCTCGACATGCACGGCCGCATCACGCACGTGAACCCCGCGTTCTGCCGGATGACGGGCTGGGATGAGACCGATCTCGTCGGCAAGGTCGCGCCGTTCCCGTACTGGCCGCGCGACGCGTATCCCGAGATGCAGCGCCAGCTCGACATGACGCTGCGCGGCAAGGCACCGAGCTCGGGCTTCGAGCTGCGCGTGCGCCGCAAGAACGGCACGCTGTTCCATGCCCGCCTCTACGTATCGCCGCTGATCGACAGCTCGGGCCGCCAGACCGGCTGGATGTCGTCGATGACCGACATCACCGAGCCGAAGCGCGCGCGCGAGGAACTCGCCGCCGCGCACGAGCGCTTCACGACGGTGCTCGAAAGCCTCGACGCCGCAGTGTCGGTGCTGGCCGCCGACGAGGCCGAGCTGCTGTTCGCGAACCGCTACTACCGCCATCTGTTCGGCATCCGCCCCGACGGCCATCTCGAACTGTCCGGCGGCGGCTTCGACCGCGCGCAGGCCTCGTCCGACTCGATCGACATGGTCGACGCGTTCGCGGGCCTGCCCGCCGCCGCGCTGACGAGCAGCGCCGCGGATGCGCAGGAAGTGTATGTCGAGAGCATCCAGAAATGGTTCGAGGTGCGCCGCCAGTACATCCAGTGGGTCGACGGCCACCTCGCGCAGATGCAGATCGCGACCGACATCACGACCCGCAAGAAGGCGCAGGAACTCGCGCACCAGCAGGAAGAGAAGCTGCAGTTCACGAGCCGATTGATGACGATGGGCGAAATGGCGTCGTCGATTGCTCACGAACTGAACCAGCCGCTCGCGGCGATCAACAACTATTGCTCGGGCACGCTCGCGCTCGTCAAGAGCGGGCGCGGCACGCCCGAGACGCTGCAGCCCGCGCTCGAAAAGACCGCGCAGCAGGCGCTGCGCGCGGGGATGATCGTCAAGCGCATCCGCGAATTCGTGAAGCGCAGCGAGCCGAAGCGCCAGCCGGCGCGCGTCGCGGACATCGTCGCGGACGCGGTCGGGCTCGCCGAAATCGAGGCGCGCAAGCGCAGGATCCGGATCGTCACGGAAATCCTCGCAAGAATGCCTATTATTTATGTCGACCCCGTGCTGATCGAGCAGGTGCTCGTGAACCTGATGAAGAACGCGGCCGAAGCGATGGCCGACGTGAAGCCGGCGTCGGCGGACGGTGTGATCCGCGTCGTCGCCGACATCGACGCGGGCTTCGTCGACATCCGCGTGATCGACCAGGGTCCGGGCGTCGACGAAGCGACCGCCGAACGCCTGTTCGAACCGTTTTACAGCACCAAGTCCGACGGCATGGGCATGGGGCTGAACATCTGCCGTTCGATCATCGAATCGCATCGGGGGCGCCTGTGGGTGGTCAACAACGTCGAGCCGGACGGCCGCATTTCCGGCGCGACGTTCCACTGCAGCCTGCCCATTGGGGAACCCGCTGATCTCGGCCAAGGGGGGCGCGAGGCATCGGCATCACATACCGTTACGGGAGAACTATGA
- the aceF gene encoding dihydrolipoyllysine-residue acetyltransferase, with protein sequence MSQAIEVKVPDIGDYKDVPVIEIGVKVGDTVEPEQSLVTLESDKATMDVPSPVAGIVKEIKVKVGDSVSEGSLIVLLEGGAAAQPNGAAAPAAAQAPAAAPAPAPAAAAPAAAPAAAGGTLEVKVPDIGDYKDVPVIEIGVKVGDTVEKEQSLVTLESDKATMDVPSPAAGVVKDIKVKVGDAVSEGSLIVLLEAAGAAPAAAPQASAPAPAPAAPAAAPAAAPAKAAAPAPAPAAAAPAAAPSGEYRASHASPSVRKFARELGVDVARVPGTGPKGRITKEDITGFVKGVMSGQRAAPAAAAAPAGGGELNLLPWPKVDFSKFGPFEAKPLSRIKKISGANLHRNWVMIPHVTNNDEADITELEALRVQLNKEHEKAGVKFTMLAFVIKAVVAALKKFPTFNASLDGDNLVFKQYYHIGFAADTPNGLVVPVIRDADKKGLVDIAKEMAELSKAAREGKLKPDQMQGGCFSISSLGGIGGTNFTPIINAPEVAILGLSRGQMKPVWDGKQFVPRLTLPLSLSYDHRVIDGAEAARFNAYLGALLADFRRIIL encoded by the coding sequence ATGAGTCAAGCGATCGAAGTGAAGGTGCCGGATATCGGCGATTACAAGGACGTGCCGGTCATCGAGATCGGCGTGAAGGTCGGCGACACGGTCGAGCCCGAGCAGTCGCTCGTCACGCTCGAGTCGGACAAGGCGACGATGGACGTGCCGAGCCCGGTGGCGGGCATCGTGAAGGAAATCAAGGTCAAGGTCGGTGATTCCGTGTCGGAAGGCTCGCTGATCGTGCTGCTCGAAGGCGGCGCCGCCGCGCAGCCTAACGGCGCGGCTGCACCGGCAGCGGCGCAGGCTCCGGCGGCAGCGCCGGCACCGGCACCGGCTGCTGCGGCGCCGGCCGCCGCACCGGCCGCAGCCGGCGGCACGCTCGAAGTGAAGGTGCCGGATATCGGTGACTACAAGGACGTGCCGGTCATCGAGATCGGCGTGAAGGTCGGCGACACGGTCGAGAAGGAGCAGTCGCTCGTCACGCTCGAGTCGGACAAGGCGACGATGGACGTGCCGAGCCCGGCCGCCGGCGTCGTGAAGGACATCAAGGTCAAGGTCGGCGATGCCGTGTCGGAAGGCTCGCTGATCGTGCTGCTCGAAGCCGCCGGCGCCGCGCCGGCGGCGGCCCCGCAGGCCAGCGCACCGGCACCGGCTCCGGCCGCGCCCGCCGCGGCGCCCGCCGCTGCACCGGCGAAGGCTGCTGCGCCGGCCCCGGCGCCGGCTGCCGCCGCACCGGCTGCGGCGCCGTCGGGTGAATACCGCGCGAGCCACGCATCGCCGTCGGTACGCAAGTTCGCGCGCGAACTCGGCGTCGACGTCGCACGCGTGCCGGGTACCGGTCCGAAGGGCCGCATCACGAAGGAAGACATCACGGGCTTCGTGAAGGGCGTGATGTCGGGCCAGCGCGCGGCGCCGGCCGCAGCGGCCGCGCCGGCAGGCGGCGGCGAGCTGAACCTGCTGCCGTGGCCGAAGGTCGACTTCTCGAAGTTCGGCCCGTTCGAGGCGAAGCCGCTGTCGCGCATCAAGAAGATCTCGGGCGCGAACCTGCATCGCAACTGGGTGATGATCCCGCACGTCACGAACAACGACGAAGCCGACATCACCGAGCTCGAGGCGCTGCGCGTGCAACTGAACAAGGAACACGAGAAGGCGGGCGTGAAGTTCACGATGCTCGCGTTCGTGATCAAGGCGGTCGTCGCCGCGCTGAAGAAGTTCCCGACCTTCAACGCGAGCCTCGACGGCGACAACCTCGTGTTCAAGCAGTACTACCACATCGGTTTCGCCGCCGACACGCCGAACGGCCTCGTCGTGCCGGTGATCCGCGATGCGGACAAGAAGGGTCTCGTCGACATCGCGAAGGAAATGGCCGAGCTGTCGAAGGCCGCGCGCGAAGGCAAGCTGAAGCCGGACCAGATGCAGGGCGGCTGCTTCTCGATCTCGTCGCTCGGCGGGATCGGCGGCACGAACTTCACGCCGATCATCAATGCGCCGGAAGTGGCGATCCTCGGCTTGTCGCGCGGCCAGATGAAGCCGGTGTGGGACGGCAAGCAGTTCGTGCCGCGCCTGACGCTGCCGCTGTCGCTGTCGTACGACCATCGCGTGATCGATGGCGCGGAAGCCGCGCGGTTCAATGCGTATCTCGGCGCGTTGCTGGCGGATTTCCGTCGCATCATTCTTTGA